One region of uncultured Methanolobus sp. genomic DNA includes:
- a CDS encoding PEF-CTERM sorting domain-containing protein, whose protein sequence is MKKNNIKNIALLLIAAIMLAGTASAVSTTYTEQDTTPDIYVYGNSNSKTTGFESLFATTVSGSTWTDADGRLAVINEGDYMLINTENPTSEFCIVFASDKNDGYARVYVDGNKVWSDNTYSDVGLGQSIDKQTIRTLHISDLDYETHSIKIKNTNANDYDVTIYKYGYNCPETEEIPEFPTIAAPVAAIIGLAFIFTKRKEE, encoded by the coding sequence ATGAAGAAAAACAACATTAAAAACATAGCATTGTTGCTCATTGCTGCAATTATGCTGGCAGGGACCGCATCCGCTGTATCTACAACATATACAGAGCAAGACACAACTCCTGACATTTACGTATACGGAAATTCTAACTCTAAAACTACTGGTTTTGAAAGTCTGTTTGCTACAACAGTTTCAGGAAGTACCTGGACGGATGCAGATGGAAGACTGGCTGTAATCAACGAAGGAGATTATATGCTCATAAACACTGAAAACCCCACCAGTGAATTCTGCATTGTCTTTGCCAGTGACAAAAATGACGGTTATGCACGTGTGTATGTAGATGGGAATAAAGTGTGGTCTGATAACACATATTCAGATGTAGGGCTTGGGCAGTCTATTGACAAACAAACAATCAGGACATTGCATATTTCAGATTTGGATTATGAAACCCATTCGATCAAAATTAAAAATACAAACGCAAATGATTATGATGTGACCATATACAAATATGGATATAACTGTCCTGAAACTGAAGAAATTCCTGAATTCCCAACAATTGCAGCTCCTGTTGCAGCAATAATCGGACTTGCTTTCATCTTCACTAAGAGGAAGGAAGAGTAA
- a CDS encoding FeoA family protein: protein MAPIIPLAMMPEGKDSKIISINAGKCLINRLRSMGFIENTLLKVKKGVNGSLIVSINGCDYALGMGMATKIMVQEYSA from the coding sequence ATGGCTCCAATAATACCGCTTGCTATGATGCCCGAAGGTAAGGATAGTAAGATTATTTCTATTAATGCAGGTAAATGTCTGATCAATCGTCTCAGATCAATGGGCTTTATTGAGAATACCCTGCTCAAAGTCAAAAAAGGTGTCAATGGTTCTCTAATCGTATCCATAAACGGCTGTGATTATGCGCTGGGCATGGGTATGGCCACAAAGATCATGGTGCAGGAATATTCTGCATAA
- a CDS encoding peptidase U32 family protein, giving the protein MSTEPEEYKIPELVMGVRNFAALKACQQHADAVYFSLDKLSLRSRAQEITTEKLASFIDEIHAQGLKGYLAVNSVIYPDNLNELDEVLEYAASAEVDAVIAWDPAAITKASEKDLRVHISTQANVSNQVTAEFYRSLGASRIVLARELNLEQIREIKEDTKIELEAFVHGAMCQAISGRCYLSAYLLGKSGNCGECSQPCRWEWSLHSDNGAVVDIDGKYLMSAKDLCMIEYIPELVEAGIDAFKVEGRLRNPGYTATVSESYRKAISMYSEGILDRDKVLPLKEKMALEYNRGFSTGFYFGYPGPDSLAFDFDMNASPVKREAVGIVTNYYPKQSAAAVKLLEKGLDNGDRIIIEGNTTYLEQDVTSIVHDGKTVLSAERGNEIGLEVEDIVRKNDRVFRINK; this is encoded by the coding sequence ATGTCCACGGAACCTGAGGAATACAAAATACCAGAACTTGTTATGGGTGTTAGAAACTTTGCTGCCCTAAAAGCATGCCAGCAACACGCAGATGCAGTTTACTTTTCTCTGGACAAACTCAGCCTAAGATCACGGGCACAGGAGATAACAACTGAAAAACTTGCTTCTTTTATTGATGAGATTCACGCACAGGGACTCAAAGGCTATCTGGCTGTAAACTCCGTAATATACCCGGATAATCTCAATGAACTCGATGAGGTACTTGAATACGCAGCCTCAGCAGAAGTTGATGCAGTAATTGCATGGGACCCTGCCGCTATAACAAAAGCATCAGAGAAGGACCTTCGCGTACATATATCAACTCAGGCAAATGTCTCAAACCAGGTTACAGCAGAGTTTTACAGGTCGCTGGGAGCCAGCAGAATAGTGCTTGCAAGGGAACTAAATCTTGAGCAGATAAGGGAAATCAAAGAAGACACGAAGATAGAACTTGAAGCATTTGTACACGGAGCAATGTGTCAGGCAATCTCAGGCAGATGCTACCTTTCAGCGTACCTTCTTGGTAAATCAGGAAATTGTGGGGAATGCAGCCAGCCATGTAGATGGGAATGGTCCCTACATTCCGATAACGGTGCAGTAGTCGACATTGATGGAAAATACCTGATGAGTGCTAAGGACCTTTGTATGATCGAGTATATACCCGAGCTTGTTGAAGCAGGAATTGATGCATTCAAAGTTGAAGGGAGACTCCGAAACCCAGGATATACTGCAACAGTTTCTGAGTCCTATCGAAAAGCTATCAGCATGTACAGTGAAGGGATTTTAGACAGAGATAAAGTGCTTCCCCTCAAGGAAAAAATGGCACTGGAATACAACAGGGGATTTTCAACTGGATTCTATTTCGGATATCCCGGACCTGACAGCCTGGCATTTGATTTTGATATGAATGCATCTCCTGTTAAGCGTGAAGCTGTTGGAATAGTAACAAACTATTATCCAAAGCAATCCGCAGCAGCAGTCAAACTCCTGGAGAAAGGACTGGATAATGGTGACAGGATTATCATTGAAGGCAATACCACTTATCTGGAACAGGATGTTACATCCATTGTTCATGATGGAAAAACAGTGCTCAGTGCAGAAAGAGGGAATGAGATAGGACTTGAAGTTGAAGACATAGTTCGCAAGAATGACCGGGTGTTCAGGATCAATAAATAA
- a CDS encoding B12-binding domain-containing protein, protein MDDEKSTKIELINKAKNSVINFSDAEATNVAMETIRSGIDPVDVIEEGFIEGMKTVGDGFEEGKLSLMDILTASKTMNKGISLLKPAAISAHEDSCFFGNLMLSL, encoded by the coding sequence ATGGATGATGAAAAATCTACAAAGATAGAACTTATCAACAAAGCTAAAAATTCAGTAATTAACTTTAGTGACGCTGAAGCAACAAACGTAGCAATGGAAACTATCAGGTCAGGCATTGACCCGGTAGATGTTATCGAAGAAGGGTTTATAGAGGGTATGAAAACAGTAGGTGACGGATTTGAAGAAGGAAAACTGTCACTTATGGATATACTCACCGCATCAAAGACAATGAACAAAGGAATCTCTCTTCTTAAACCGGCAGCAATCAGTGCCCATGAAGATAGTTGTTTCTTTGGGAATCTTATGTTGTCCCTCTAA
- a CDS encoding nucleoside deaminase, with amino-acid sequence MDKFMQAAIDEAKSGLEEGGIPIGSVLVKQGEIIGRGHNRRVQHDDPLAHAEIDCIRNAGRIGKYQGTTIYSTLMPCYLCAGAIVQFGIKKVIAGESKTFDGAAEFMKEHGVEVIDLDIDECKNIMEKFIHEKPDIWFEDIGK; translated from the coding sequence ATGGATAAGTTTATGCAGGCAGCTATTGATGAAGCAAAAAGCGGACTGGAAGAAGGTGGAATACCAATCGGTTCAGTCCTTGTAAAACAAGGAGAAATAATAGGAAGAGGCCATAACAGAAGAGTTCAGCATGATGATCCTCTGGCACATGCGGAAATCGATTGCATACGCAATGCAGGGAGAATTGGGAAATATCAGGGAACCACAATATACTCTACACTTATGCCATGTTACCTATGCGCAGGAGCAATTGTGCAATTCGGCATAAAAAAGGTAATTGCAGGTGAATCTAAAACCTTTGACGGTGCTGCAGAATTCATGAAAGAACATGGTGTTGAAGTTATCGACCTTGATATCGATGAATGTAAAAATATCATGGAAAAATTCATTCATGAAAAACCAGACATCTGGTTTGAGGATATTGGAAAATAA
- a CDS encoding PAS domain S-box protein, whose protein sequence is MTLPDKPRILVVDDEPMNVELLQAYLSEEYEVLPAFNGHDALDIVFSEVPDIVLLDVMMPDINGYQVCEKIKNSEGTRFIPVILVTALSGREDRLRGIESKADDFLTKPVDRLELRMRVKSLLRIKSLHDNLIRERDQAQNYLDVAAVMLLALDSSQNITLINKRGLEILGYDEPEVLGKNLVDNFIPFSSRSEMEIHFLNSLNTAGVGSNYYECPVLTKSGEEHMVNWYSKPLTDENGKVTGVLFSGQDITIRKKAEEKLREQTQAMEASIDGMAILNEQGIHSYVNAAHASIFGYDNSGELIGKKWDILYNPPEVGLIKSVVFPEFRQKGKWKGEILGRKKDGSTFFQEMSLTALDKGLISVVRDISKRKEVEYQLNDYADRLKSSNELKDLFTDILRHDLLNPAGVVKGFTDMLLNEETDENKIYKLQLINSNVSRLIEMIESAAKFAKLEDMDELDFKPMDIGAILRNVAEELRPQLLARNITLDMKISGKYPSITNPLIDGVFTNFISNAIKYSPSDSTVTVDVRDIGDEWKVVVSDQGEGIPDKDKVLIFNRFQRLAEKKKAVKGSGLGLAIAKRIADLHGGSIGVEDTPSGKGSSFWATVKKA, encoded by the coding sequence ATGACACTCCCTGATAAACCCCGGATTCTTGTTGTTGATGACGAGCCAATGAACGTTGAGCTGCTCCAGGCCTATCTTTCAGAGGAATACGAAGTACTGCCGGCTTTCAATGGACATGATGCTCTTGACATTGTTTTTAGTGAAGTCCCTGATATCGTGCTTCTTGATGTAATGATGCCGGATATCAACGGTTATCAGGTTTGCGAGAAGATCAAGAATTCAGAGGGTACTCGTTTCATCCCTGTGATCCTGGTAACTGCACTTTCAGGAAGGGAGGACCGATTAAGAGGTATTGAATCAAAGGCCGATGATTTCCTTACAAAACCAGTGGACAGGCTCGAGCTTAGAATGAGAGTCAAGTCTCTTCTCCGTATTAAGAGTCTTCACGATAACCTTATAAGGGAACGTGACCAGGCCCAGAACTATCTGGATGTTGCCGCTGTTATGCTGCTGGCACTTGATAGTAGCCAGAATATTACTCTTATCAATAAAAGGGGTCTTGAGATACTGGGTTATGATGAGCCGGAAGTTCTTGGAAAGAATCTGGTGGATAATTTCATTCCGTTTTCTTCAAGGTCAGAGATGGAGATCCATTTCTTAAATTCGCTGAACACTGCCGGAGTAGGTAGTAATTACTATGAATGCCCGGTGCTGACAAAAAGTGGCGAAGAACACATGGTTAACTGGTATTCCAAACCACTCACTGATGAAAATGGAAAAGTGACCGGTGTTCTCTTTTCAGGTCAGGATATTACTATCAGAAAAAAAGCAGAAGAAAAGCTCAGGGAACAAACCCAGGCCATGGAAGCTTCTATTGATGGTATGGCCATTCTCAATGAGCAGGGAATTCACAGTTATGTAAACGCTGCTCATGCCAGTATATTTGGCTATGATAATTCCGGGGAATTAATTGGCAAAAAGTGGGATATACTCTACAATCCTCCTGAAGTTGGATTGATCAAGTCTGTTGTTTTTCCGGAGTTCAGGCAAAAAGGTAAATGGAAAGGCGAAATTCTTGGAAGAAAAAAGGACGGAAGCACTTTTTTTCAGGAAATGTCATTGACTGCTCTGGATAAAGGCCTGATATCAGTTGTAAGGGATATATCCAAGCGAAAGGAAGTAGAATATCAGCTGAATGATTATGCAGACAGGCTTAAAAGCTCAAATGAACTCAAGGATTTGTTCACGGATATTCTCCGCCATGATCTCTTAAATCCGGCTGGCGTTGTAAAAGGTTTTACTGATATGTTGCTCAATGAGGAAACCGATGAAAATAAAATATATAAACTCCAGCTTATTAACAGCAATGTATCCCGTCTTATTGAAATGATCGAGTCTGCTGCAAAGTTTGCAAAACTTGAAGATATGGACGAACTGGACTTCAAACCAATGGACATTGGTGCTATTCTCCGTAATGTAGCTGAGGAGTTAAGGCCACAACTCCTAGCAAGGAATATCACTCTTGATATGAAAATATCCGGCAAATATCCTTCAATAACAAATCCTCTGATAGACGGTGTTTTTACTAATTTCATATCCAATGCCATCAAATATAGTCCTTCGGATAGCACTGTAACTGTAGATGTCCGGGATATTGGTGATGAATGGAAAGTTGTGGTTTCCGATCAGGGTGAAGGTATTCCTGATAAGGACAAAGTTCTGATATTCAATCGTTTCCAGCGTCTTGCTGAGAAGAAAAAAGCTGTGAAGGGTTCCGGGCTTGGTCTTGCTATTGCCAAAAGGATTGCAGATTTGCATGGTGGCAGTATAGGTGTGGAGGACACCCCTTCGGGAAAAGGAAGCTCTTTCTGGGCAACAGTGAAAAAAGCATGA